Proteins encoded together in one Fibrobacter sp. UWH4 window:
- a CDS encoding M15 family metallopeptidase: MSTQLCFGLRDAKSSDFIEIEGCPLDKEILSFYNKLKETLARDGFRLRLESAYRPFERQLSIWNRKAAGKLPLLDATGTPMERPRDEESLMYAILTWSALPGASRHHLGTDLDVVDGNACPEGYEVQLTPAECDGMFAPFHQRLTELMASGESFGFERVFVPGRGKIQPEKWHIAHLPTSRKYLEDFSLAELRKLYEKTDIACKSALLDNLETLAQDYIYPYFV, encoded by the coding sequence GTGAGCACTCAACTTTGTTTTGGTCTCCGCGATGCAAAATCTTCGGATTTCATCGAAATCGAAGGGTGTCCGCTGGATAAAGAGATTCTTTCGTTTTACAACAAATTAAAAGAAACGTTGGCGCGCGACGGTTTCAGGCTCCGCCTGGAATCTGCATACCGCCCCTTTGAACGCCAGCTGTCCATCTGGAATCGCAAGGCGGCGGGAAAACTCCCGCTCCTCGATGCAACGGGTACTCCTATGGAACGCCCCCGCGACGAGGAATCGCTGATGTATGCGATTCTCACTTGGTCGGCGCTTCCGGGCGCAAGTCGCCACCACCTGGGAACCGACCTCGATGTGGTCGACGGAAATGCCTGCCCCGAAGGTTACGAAGTGCAGCTGACTCCCGCCGAGTGCGACGGGATGTTCGCTCCGTTCCATCAGCGGCTTACGGAGCTGATGGCGTCCGGTGAATCTTTTGGATTTGAACGGGTTTTTGTTCCTGGTCGCGGCAAGATCCAGCCCGAAAAATGGCATATCGCGCACTTACCGACATCGCGGAAGTACCTAGAGGATTTCTCTCTTGCGGAACTCCGCAAACTCTACGAAAAGACGGATATTGCCTGCAAGTCGGCTCTTCTCGATAACCTGGAAACTCTCGCCCAAGATTACATCTATCCGTACTTTGTCTAA
- a CDS encoding phosphatidylcholine/phosphatidylserine synthase, which yields MGKSRFILPNAFTSMNFLLGVFAICWVTGAFSSFTSADPIRTGAYFILLSVLLDKLDGFAARLVNASSEFGAQFDSLSDLIAFGLAPAFTIFFAYKTIAPEWFQANGVLLVVTFSIYVLCAAMRLAKYNACDSDTYHHHFSGLPSTFAGAINAILIVHLQSHGFFADQSGIHMFLPVFVMLVTGLLMVCPLFLPKLQPRKNPIFNIFQAILIVITYICGFVFISDKIPFITEYLLVLCTSYLVIGFGIGLVQRKKIIANAEKNKIEERR from the coding sequence ATGGGTAAATCTCGTTTTATTTTGCCTAATGCTTTTACCAGCATGAACTTTTTGCTGGGCGTCTTTGCGATCTGTTGGGTGACCGGGGCTTTTTCTTCTTTCACTAGCGCCGACCCCATCCGCACGGGAGCCTATTTCATTCTTTTAAGCGTCCTTCTGGACAAGCTGGACGGTTTTGCCGCTCGACTCGTAAACGCCAGTTCCGAGTTCGGAGCGCAGTTCGACAGCCTTTCCGACCTGATTGCCTTCGGTCTCGCTCCCGCCTTTACGATTTTCTTTGCCTACAAGACCATCGCTCCTGAATGGTTCCAGGCTAACGGAGTCCTGCTGGTAGTCACGTTCTCCATCTACGTGCTCTGTGCCGCCATGCGTCTTGCAAAGTACAACGCCTGCGACAGTGACACCTACCACCACCATTTCTCGGGCCTCCCCTCCACCTTTGCAGGTGCAATCAACGCTATCCTGATTGTCCACCTTCAGTCGCATGGATTTTTCGCAGATCAGAGCGGAATCCACATGTTCCTGCCCGTGTTCGTGATGCTGGTTACGGGCCTACTGATGGTCTGTCCGCTGTTCCTGCCCAAGCTCCAGCCGCGCAAGAACCCCATCTTCAACATTTTCCAGGCAATCCTGATCGTGATTACCTACATCTGCGGTTTCGTGTTCATTTCGGACAAGATCCCCTTTATCACCGAATACCTGCTGGTTCTCTGCACCAGCTATCTCGTCATCGGCTTCGGCATCGGCCTTGTCCAGCGCAAGAAGATTATCGCTAACGCCGAGAAGAATAAGATCGAAGAAAGGCGCTAA
- a CDS encoding CHC2 zinc finger domain-containing protein translates to MLIDQEHAGIIMRAKTHPRQLGIPLSRWGRNLIACCPFHSPEETSLFFYDALGYWRYRCLQCGSEGDLVEFVMRSRFNGMEEPAARAEAVDFLGTLESDQGKQTQEEHPWIKEIGGEKSKVLENFVRYCHWAACRSPSSAEFLAARGWNIGQAQLYGLGYYSGDPEPFISYCMMSGIERHQISFYLDNLEAYHEPRITIPARNSKGLIHSVYGRVLDDTDSPHRYISYASGPSDIPFNIQPDISKPVIVEGFFDALTADLAGIPGVVSTMYQELSLSHLYKLKACGAESVTVILRRELDRREQEFRIQKYLKMAEQQDLRFKSIVLPKGETVDEVVRKNGADQLISLVAQTEEDTVHTHRRSMLLQDIKENFDTAMGCPPDVSVGYALNTFPKLTQEIDGIQSGCFYVSSKPFGLKTTLLSSFALDLLQSNPKLKLIYVALETPRRQIFDRLVAMLIGESVLTVRKQSEDEAVNQKILEATRDLMAFVRNNRLEIWEDQPAFDNQELLNTLKEEVREHPNLVVIIDGIDHLKVSDHVDLSDIHERRSSVVLDLYKALDIPIFVGGELVDSEQGLVGPRAYLRDSDAIYWLESKGGNLFLTVDSKRLGNNQLYQGTLSIDPLSNRMQEEPWNIENNG, encoded by the coding sequence ATGCTTATCGATCAAGAACATGCCGGAATCATCATGCGTGCAAAGACCCACCCCCGTCAGCTGGGAATTCCTCTCAGCCGTTGGGGCAGAAACCTGATTGCATGCTGCCCCTTCCATTCCCCGGAAGAAACATCCCTGTTCTTTTACGACGCCCTGGGTTACTGGCGTTACCGTTGCCTGCAATGCGGAAGCGAGGGCGACCTTGTTGAATTCGTGATGCGCAGCCGTTTCAACGGCATGGAAGAACCCGCCGCCCGAGCTGAAGCGGTAGACTTTTTAGGGACCCTCGAATCCGACCAGGGCAAGCAAACGCAGGAAGAACACCCCTGGATCAAAGAAATCGGTGGCGAAAAATCTAAAGTCCTCGAGAACTTCGTCCGTTACTGCCATTGGGCCGCTTGCAGGAGCCCTTCTTCGGCAGAGTTCCTTGCTGCACGCGGATGGAACATCGGACAGGCGCAGCTCTACGGTCTCGGCTATTATAGCGGCGATCCCGAACCGTTTATCAGCTACTGCATGATGTCGGGTATCGAGCGTCACCAGATCAGTTTCTACCTGGACAACCTCGAAGCTTACCACGAGCCGCGCATCACCATTCCCGCACGCAATTCCAAGGGGCTGATCCACTCCGTTTACGGGCGCGTCCTCGATGACACCGACAGTCCGCACCGTTACATTTCTTACGCATCGGGCCCGAGCGACATTCCTTTCAACATCCAGCCTGACATTAGCAAACCCGTGATTGTCGAAGGATTCTTCGACGCACTCACCGCCGACCTCGCCGGTATTCCGGGAGTGGTTTCGACCATGTACCAGGAACTTTCGCTGAGCCACCTTTACAAGCTCAAGGCTTGCGGTGCAGAATCGGTCACGGTCATTCTCCGTCGAGAGCTCGACCGCAGAGAACAGGAATTCCGTATCCAGAAATACCTGAAAATGGCGGAACAGCAGGATCTGCGTTTCAAATCGATTGTGCTTCCGAAGGGCGAAACCGTCGACGAAGTCGTGCGCAAGAACGGTGCCGACCAGTTGATTTCGCTCGTTGCCCAGACCGAAGAGGACACGGTGCATACCCACCGTCGTTCTATGCTGTTGCAGGACATCAAGGAAAACTTTGATACCGCCATGGGATGTCCTCCGGACGTCAGCGTCGGATACGCACTCAACACTTTCCCGAAACTCACGCAGGAAATTGACGGTATCCAGTCAGGCTGTTTCTACGTTTCGTCCAAGCCGTTCGGTCTCAAGACTACGCTACTCTCCAGTTTCGCTCTCGACCTGCTCCAGAGCAACCCGAAACTGAAACTGATCTACGTTGCACTTGAAACTCCGCGCCGCCAGATTTTCGACAGGCTCGTCGCCATGCTTATCGGTGAATCGGTATTGACCGTTCGCAAGCAAAGCGAAGACGAAGCGGTGAACCAGAAGATTCTGGAAGCAACCCGCGACCTGATGGCATTCGTGCGCAACAACCGACTGGAAATCTGGGAAGACCAGCCCGCGTTCGACAACCAGGAACTGCTGAACACCCTGAAAGAAGAAGTCAGGGAACACCCGAACCTAGTCGTCATCATCGATGGAATTGACCATCTGAAAGTTTCGGACCATGTGGACCTTTCGGACATTCACGAACGCCGTTCCTCTGTTGTCCTGGATCTTTACAAGGCGCTCGACATACCCATCTTTGTTGGCGGCGAGCTCGTCGACTCGGAACAGGGACTTGTCGGACCCAGAGCATACCTCCGCGATTCCGATGCCATTTACTGGCTTGAATCCAAGGGCGGCAACCTGTTCCTCACCGTAGATTCCAAGCGTCTTGGCAACAATCAGCTGTACCAGGGAACACTCTCCATCGATCCGCTTTCGAACAGGATGCAGGAAGAGCCCTGGAACATCGAGAATAACGGCTAG
- a CDS encoding response regulator transcription factor, producing the protein MAQNFKILIVEDEEIIRLGLQDNFEMEGYEVETACDGEEAIAKSDSYQPHLVLLDLMIPKKSGFEVCRYIRNKHPETYIIMLTAKTEETSKVAGLEMGADDYVTKPFSILELLARVKAFKRRIEPQASANTAAVPDVLEFANIKVDVKKFEATKGGVPLDLTTREYLILKYFWAHRGEVVLREDILKEIWGYTDENMPSTRTVDNHIANLRRKIEDDLADPKIIISVRGAGYKFDA; encoded by the coding sequence ATGGCACAAAACTTCAAAATACTGATCGTAGAGGATGAAGAAATCATCCGCCTCGGCCTCCAGGACAACTTCGAAATGGAAGGCTACGAAGTGGAAACGGCCTGCGACGGCGAGGAAGCCATTGCGAAATCCGACTCCTACCAGCCGCACCTGGTGCTTCTGGATTTGATGATTCCGAAAAAGAGCGGATTCGAAGTCTGCCGTTACATCAGGAACAAGCATCCCGAAACCTACATCATCATGCTCACGGCAAAAACCGAAGAAACAAGCAAGGTGGCAGGGCTTGAAATGGGTGCCGACGACTACGTGACCAAGCCGTTCTCTATCCTGGAACTGCTCGCCCGCGTGAAGGCTTTCAAGCGCCGAATAGAACCGCAGGCCAGCGCAAACACCGCCGCGGTTCCCGACGTTTTGGAATTTGCGAACATAAAGGTCGATGTCAAGAAGTTCGAGGCGACCAAGGGCGGAGTCCCGCTCGACCTCACGACCCGCGAATACCTGATACTCAAGTACTTTTGGGCCCACCGCGGGGAAGTCGTCTTGCGCGAAGACATTCTCAAGGAAATCTGGGGTTACACTGACGAAAACATGCCCTCGACCCGCACCGTAGACAACCACATCGCGAACTTGCGTCGCAAAATCGAAGACGATCTCGCCGACCCGAAAATAATCATTTCAGTCCGAGGTGCAGGATACAAGTTCGACGCATAG
- a CDS encoding ABC transporter substrate-binding protein — MNLVTNKNRFSRIAAACFAAAGVLTLAACNEENKATEGKTATDYDRSETLYIGGFDWAPPSTFNPLDYDPNFPIDGNCRIAYEALLAYNQLNGELEPMLADSYTSSENSITVHLDPRAKWNNGNPVTVDDVLYTFKIDSLLPTPRHGNWNFLSQVTDDGNNNITFHFGKNKNPLIILNALAETSILPKAVFEPLIQGAKSGKGYNMNKITEFKNDSMPVFSGPYTLKTYSPDQIVLERNDNYWGNVKYNGQKPSPKYIIHSLYNGNNHFNSAMTKGNLDISSVFLPRIWDKARDSIRAWSRNEPYHQPGSITTLLIAQQQAPFNDVALRRAMMHAINFEKIKARAVSNYTPVIQPGFILPFGTESKYFNKEDAEKYGYVYDIEKAKSILSDAGYSWDESGHLLDKKGKPVRSFTIECPQGWTDWEDAIKVVVGSLNDIGLAAEEKFVDYSVWDKNLRLGTFDLAMKTQTAELSAASPWNRFEQVMGSAAYKPVGEESFANQGRYKNDDADKLIQKIPAITDEKELTEAYRALNRIFMETIPVLPVMYRPTQYYQFSTRHWENFPTEENPYAPPQSLVVAAGVKALWYIKPAK, encoded by the coding sequence ATGAATTTGGTAACAAATAAGAATCGTTTTTCAAGAATCGCGGCAGCCTGTTTCGCTGCGGCAGGTGTACTCACACTCGCCGCCTGCAACGAAGAAAACAAGGCTACCGAGGGCAAGACCGCCACGGACTACGACCGCAGCGAAACGCTGTATATCGGAGGCTTCGACTGGGCTCCCCCGTCGACATTCAACCCCTTGGACTACGATCCGAACTTTCCTATTGACGGAAATTGCAGAATCGCTTACGAAGCGCTCTTGGCCTACAACCAGTTGAACGGTGAACTCGAACCGATGCTCGCCGACAGCTACACCAGTTCCGAGAACAGCATCACGGTTCATCTGGACCCGCGCGCCAAGTGGAACAACGGCAATCCCGTTACCGTTGACGACGTCCTTTACACCTTTAAAATTGATTCCCTGCTGCCGACTCCACGTCACGGCAACTGGAATTTCTTAAGCCAGGTCACCGACGACGGCAACAACAACATTACCTTCCACTTCGGCAAGAACAAGAACCCGCTCATCATCCTGAACGCACTTGCCGAAACCTCCATTTTGCCCAAGGCCGTATTCGAGCCGCTCATCCAGGGGGCCAAGTCCGGCAAGGGTTACAACATGAACAAGATTACCGAGTTCAAGAACGATTCCATGCCGGTATTCTCTGGTCCGTACACGCTGAAGACTTATTCTCCCGACCAGATTGTCCTGGAACGCAACGATAACTACTGGGGCAACGTCAAGTATAACGGACAAAAACCGTCGCCGAAATATATCATCCATTCCCTTTACAACGGCAACAACCACTTCAACAGTGCCATGACCAAGGGAAACCTCGACATCTCGTCCGTATTCCTGCCGCGCATTTGGGATAAGGCCCGCGATAGCATCCGCGCCTGGAGCCGCAACGAGCCCTACCACCAGCCGGGGTCCATTACAACCTTGCTGATTGCCCAGCAGCAGGCCCCCTTTAACGACGTAGCCCTACGCCGCGCCATGATGCACGCCATCAACTTCGAAAAGATCAAGGCACGCGCCGTATCCAACTACACTCCCGTGATCCAGCCGGGGTTCATTCTCCCCTTCGGAACCGAGTCCAAGTATTTCAACAAGGAAGATGCCGAGAAATACGGCTATGTCTATGACATCGAGAAAGCGAAGTCCATTTTGTCCGATGCAGGTTACAGCTGGGATGAAAGCGGTCACCTGCTCGACAAGAAGGGCAAACCCGTCCGCAGTTTTACCATCGAGTGTCCGCAAGGATGGACCGACTGGGAAGACGCCATTAAGGTTGTCGTAGGTTCCCTGAATGACATCGGACTTGCCGCCGAAGAGAAGTTCGTCGACTACAGCGTCTGGGACAAGAACCTGCGTCTGGGCACCTTCGACCTCGCTATGAAGACGCAAACCGCCGAACTTTCTGCGGCATCGCCGTGGAACCGTTTCGAGCAGGTGATGGGATCGGCCGCCTACAAGCCCGTCGGTGAAGAATCTTTCGCCAACCAGGGCCGCTACAAGAACGATGATGCAGACAAATTAATTCAGAAGATTCCCGCCATCACCGACGAGAAGGAACTGACTGAAGCCTACCGCGCCCTGAACCGCATCTTTATGGAAACGATTCCGGTTCTCCCGGTCATGTACCGCCCCACGCAGTATTACCAGTTCTCTACCAGACATTGGGAAAACTTCCCCACCGAAGAAAACCCCTACGCACCTCCGCAGAGCCTGGTTGTCGCCGCCGGCGTAAAAGCGCTCTGGTACATCAAGCCCGCGAAGTAA
- the ruvC gene encoding crossover junction endodeoxyribonuclease RuvC, whose protein sequence is MIILGIDPGSITTGYAFLDTGSKNSRVLEYGVLHAPAGHVLEDRLLQIVSELETLLDKYHPEALSMEGVFFAKNAKSALVLGHIRGAILVACRRRGMSFNEYSPRAVKLAVTGDGGAAKEQVANMIFARLGIEAGELPLDASDALAIAWTHANPAPLLSNLSAALPADCTKKKISNRKKKPTVKQWENLIQKMGGKLP, encoded by the coding sequence ATGATTATTCTCGGGATAGACCCCGGTTCTATTACTACCGGCTATGCTTTTTTAGATACAGGATCGAAAAATTCCCGTGTGCTGGAATACGGCGTTCTCCACGCTCCTGCGGGGCATGTCCTCGAAGACCGCTTGCTGCAAATTGTGTCGGAGCTGGAAACGCTCCTGGACAAGTACCATCCCGAGGCTTTGAGCATGGAAGGGGTGTTCTTTGCGAAGAATGCAAAGAGCGCCCTGGTGCTGGGGCATATCCGAGGGGCTATTCTCGTGGCTTGCCGCCGCCGTGGAATGTCCTTTAACGAATATAGCCCCCGTGCGGTCAAACTGGCTGTCACGGGTGATGGTGGAGCCGCCAAGGAACAGGTGGCGAATATGATTTTTGCGCGTCTCGGAATCGAGGCGGGGGAACTTCCGCTGGATGCCTCCGATGCTCTTGCAATTGCCTGGACTCATGCAAATCCTGCTCCGCTCCTATCGAACCTTTCGGCCGCACTTCCTGCAGACTGCACCAAGAAGAAAATATCAAACCGCAAGAAAAAGCCGACCGTCAAACAGTGGGAAAATTTAATCCAGAAAATGGGAGGAAAACTTCCGTGA
- the mpaA gene encoding murein tripeptide amidase MpaA — MRSSLLLPFSEYGRSVLGTALRYIPCAGACRLLVVAGIHGEEPETTFLLSRVLRDFERPFEDVAFVLCANPDGMTLGTRCNANGVDLNRNFPTSNWSADAVYCRSVLEAPRDTELSPGTAPGSESETRALVALVEKLSPESVLSMHAPIACVDAPAKSPLVERLCAAFNLPWQPDIGYPTPGSFGTWCKERKSPECVTLELPRMSLEALYDRYGESFSAFLRSYSSRR, encoded by the coding sequence ATGCGTTCCTCTCTTCTTCTTCCTTTCTCTGAATACGGTCGCTCGGTCCTCGGAACGGCGCTTCGCTATATTCCTTGTGCAGGGGCTTGTCGGTTGCTTGTCGTTGCAGGAATCCACGGGGAGGAACCTGAGACGACGTTCCTTTTGAGTCGTGTACTCCGTGACTTTGAACGCCCCTTTGAAGACGTGGCGTTCGTGCTTTGCGCCAATCCCGACGGCATGACTCTTGGGACCCGCTGTAATGCGAACGGGGTCGACTTGAACCGCAACTTTCCGACCTCCAATTGGAGTGCCGATGCGGTCTATTGCCGGTCGGTTCTGGAAGCCCCTCGCGATACGGAACTTTCTCCTGGGACTGCACCCGGTAGCGAAAGCGAAACAAGGGCCCTTGTAGCCTTGGTCGAAAAGCTCTCTCCTGAATCGGTTCTTTCGATGCATGCTCCCATTGCTTGCGTCGATGCTCCCGCGAAGTCGCCCTTGGTCGAGCGACTCTGTGCGGCGTTCAACTTGCCGTGGCAACCCGATATCGGTTATCCGACTCCGGGAAGTTTCGGAACCTGGTGCAAAGAAAGAAAAAGTCCAGAGTGTGTCACCCTGGAACTTCCTCGAATGTCTTTAGAGGCCTTGTACGACCGCTATGGCGAAAGCTTTAGCGCCTTTCTTCGATCTTATTCTTCTCGGCGTTAG
- a CDS encoding PQQ-binding-like beta-propeller repeat protein, which translates to MKRRMLEIGSLGNKIRAVLAIVWLCGLVSTANAEKMETSIQEAIYIFEMKGESSTAIKLLEDAANNGDEDDKERAYFYLGKIQELSGNKASANFYYNQSLNRTTETGKAYWLSERESATSSQAENLLRTPISLKTSISRTFGESPTFIQLRDGTIHKIEDDRLVKVSQELPANAQVLTVTPQGVWYQSPENDSLVFKSFYANRPDRKYLLGGIIQFLVHEDKALAQGNNQLTLLNSKGIKAQISDKYSGCIAEGFYAPTAEFVLNCTDNALHFISPENGSDRKTIAQFDVIKKVLVDKSLIYLVSGNYLYGYNPKQRTSPLWKVSVNNVESIEPFEKNIAILEASGKITFISKKNGYPLVSAQSDATAIHPLAKGTLGLFSSEGTIIAVDTMLVPLWHFNFTKPIEHAPIHTNGNIYLDFGEHKLTALSPHYYGKKILQSELTARQAGKLVEEENWEELQTLLTTLFKQEPGNAEGWFFKALYLENQNGNTRDKQKAWSEAVRLSASNPQVTRLILSRYSKAIGAKFVNQLPISPKTLYPQFFSSKKNLYTIDPAAEKLFCFNAENGDLRWSKSIGNFNNNHAIDNDENTLVIASGYNLSVYDLVHENTALTLQLPGKAFETMVTDKAIYVSTWNGFLLKILKSDYKLTWSRKIFAVPFLLSANSKELYACNLEGEIVSLNDDSGQTKEGSTRKIPGQITHILSSDSITAVASSGNRLYLINQNHKDTPPLQILMDDAISSLQLVNDQGDRKFLIGLANQSVLLYTESGAPLWKFHGANSVFMKPFVKDDLVWLDQGNEIVAISLKNGKVERKFSTPGGAGPPFIMNKILYSASPKRLLYGFSL; encoded by the coding sequence ATGAAAAGAAGAATGTTGGAAATAGGTTCTCTCGGTAATAAAATCCGCGCGGTGCTTGCAATCGTGTGGTTATGCGGCCTTGTATCCACCGCGAACGCCGAGAAGATGGAGACATCCATCCAGGAAGCCATCTACATCTTTGAGATGAAGGGGGAATCCTCGACAGCAATCAAATTGCTTGAAGACGCAGCCAACAACGGTGACGAAGACGACAAGGAAAGAGCCTATTTCTATCTCGGGAAAATCCAGGAACTCTCGGGCAACAAAGCCTCAGCCAATTTTTACTACAACCAGAGCCTGAATCGCACCACCGAAACAGGCAAGGCCTACTGGCTATCGGAACGCGAGAGCGCTACCAGCAGCCAAGCCGAGAACCTGCTCCGTACCCCGATTTCGCTAAAGACTTCCATCAGCAGGACTTTCGGCGAATCCCCGACGTTCATCCAACTTCGCGACGGAACCATCCACAAAATCGAAGACGATCGATTAGTCAAAGTTTCTCAGGAGCTCCCCGCAAACGCACAGGTCCTGACAGTAACGCCGCAGGGAGTCTGGTACCAGTCCCCCGAAAATGACAGCCTCGTTTTCAAGTCCTTCTACGCGAACAGACCTGACCGCAAATACCTCCTGGGTGGGATTATCCAATTCCTTGTCCACGAGGACAAGGCACTCGCCCAAGGAAACAACCAACTCACGCTCCTGAACAGCAAGGGGATCAAGGCGCAAATTTCGGACAAGTACAGCGGTTGCATCGCCGAAGGGTTCTACGCGCCTACAGCCGAGTTCGTTCTCAACTGTACCGACAATGCGCTCCATTTCATTTCTCCCGAAAACGGTTCTGACCGCAAGACCATCGCCCAGTTCGATGTCATCAAGAAGGTCCTTGTCGACAAGTCGCTGATATACCTGGTTTCGGGAAACTACCTCTATGGATACAATCCCAAGCAACGGACATCCCCCCTGTGGAAAGTTTCCGTCAACAATGTCGAAAGCATTGAGCCCTTCGAAAAGAACATTGCGATTCTCGAGGCTTCGGGCAAGATTACCTTCATAAGCAAGAAGAACGGTTACCCACTAGTTTCTGCACAGAGCGACGCCACGGCCATTCACCCCCTCGCCAAGGGAACCCTCGGCCTATTTTCCAGCGAAGGAACAATTATCGCGGTTGACACGATGCTTGTGCCCCTGTGGCATTTCAATTTCACCAAGCCTATCGAGCACGCCCCCATTCATACCAATGGCAATATTTACCTGGATTTCGGCGAACATAAGCTGACCGCCCTTTCGCCCCACTATTACGGCAAGAAAATCCTTCAATCGGAACTCACGGCAAGACAGGCCGGCAAACTCGTTGAAGAAGAAAACTGGGAAGAACTGCAAACTCTCCTGACCACCCTATTCAAGCAGGAACCGGGTAATGCCGAAGGTTGGTTTTTCAAGGCCCTATACCTCGAGAACCAAAACGGCAACACCCGCGACAAGCAAAAGGCCTGGTCCGAAGCGGTCCGTCTCTCGGCAAGCAACCCTCAAGTCACCCGCCTGATCCTGAGCCGCTACAGTAAAGCCATCGGGGCTAAGTTCGTCAACCAGCTACCCATTTCGCCCAAGACGCTTTACCCCCAATTCTTCAGTAGCAAGAAAAACCTCTACACCATCGATCCCGCCGCAGAGAAGCTATTTTGTTTCAACGCCGAAAATGGGGATCTCCGTTGGTCCAAGAGTATCGGAAATTTCAACAACAATCACGCCATCGACAATGACGAAAACACGCTCGTTATCGCTTCGGGCTACAACTTGTCCGTCTACGACCTAGTTCACGAAAACACGGCCCTCACGCTACAACTTCCGGGCAAGGCATTCGAAACGATGGTGACCGACAAGGCGATTTACGTATCGACCTGGAACGGATTCCTGCTTAAGATTCTGAAATCCGACTACAAGCTCACCTGGTCCCGCAAGATTTTTGCCGTTCCATTCCTACTCTCCGCTAATTCCAAGGAACTTTACGCCTGTAACTTGGAAGGGGAAATCGTATCGCTAAACGACGATTCAGGACAAACTAAAGAAGGCTCTACACGAAAGATTCCCGGACAGATTACGCACATTCTCAGCAGCGATTCCATTACAGCCGTTGCCTCCAGCGGGAACCGTCTCTACCTTATCAACCAAAACCATAAGGACACTCCCCCGCTCCAGATTTTGATGGACGACGCCATATCTTCGCTGCAACTCGTTAACGATCAAGGCGACAGAAAATTCCTGATTGGACTTGCGAACCAATCCGTGTTACTTTATACCGAATCCGGTGCTCCCCTCTGGAAATTCCACGGAGCAAATTCCGTATTCATGAAGCCCTTCGTCAAAGACGATTTGGTCTGGCTTGACCAAGGAAACGAGATTGTCGCCATTTCCCTTAAAAATGGAAAAGTAGAGCGCAAGTTCAGCACTCCTGGCGGAGCGGGACCCCCGTTCATCATGAACAAAATTCTATATAGCGCCTCGCCCAAGCGTCTTTTGTACGGATTTTCATTATAA